In Thermoprotei archaeon, a single window of DNA contains:
- a CDS encoding nicotinate phosphoribosyltransferase — protein sequence MRYFYIATNEEILSGKVTDTYYPRALQVLKVKGISRKNVVMDVHSYSTPKDYSWGIFAGLEEALHLFENKPVDVYAMDEGTMFRVMEPVFSVRGPYEEFGVYEPTLIGILRHYSSVATKAARCKKAAGDRQVIFFGIRAVHPAIAPMIDRAAFIGGCDAVSGILGAELINEKSVGTMPHELILLFEDVKDAWKAFDEIVDPSVPRIALCDTMFDERTEVWMAADTLGKKLYGIRIDTPRSRKGDIRQLLSEIRWILNMKGLHNTKIVLSSGIDEYQIQATKDLVDIYGIGTSIAFPPSIDFAFDIVEINGKPFSKRGKFPGRKQVYRCQDCMYDEIRLESDQPPEKCPRCGGKMEPLLKPVIKNGKLVKELPSARDIRSYVIRQLEKIEGF from the coding sequence TTGAGATATTTTTATATCGCAACTAATGAAGAGATACTTTCAGGAAAAGTTACGGACACATATTATCCTAGAGCTCTACAAGTTTTAAAAGTGAAAGGAATTTCACGTAAAAATGTGGTCATGGATGTACACTCTTATAGTACGCCTAAGGATTACTCATGGGGAATTTTTGCAGGTTTGGAGGAAGCATTGCATCTCTTTGAAAATAAACCAGTAGATGTTTACGCTATGGATGAAGGTACAATGTTTAGAGTAATGGAACCTGTTTTTAGTGTGCGCGGACCTTATGAAGAATTCGGTGTTTATGAGCCTACTTTAATAGGAATACTAAGACATTACAGTAGCGTTGCTACTAAAGCTGCCAGATGTAAGAAAGCAGCTGGTGATAGGCAAGTGATCTTTTTTGGCATAAGAGCGGTACACCCTGCCATAGCTCCAATGATTGATAGGGCTGCATTTATTGGCGGTTGTGATGCCGTTTCAGGAATACTCGGCGCTGAGTTGATTAATGAGAAAAGTGTTGGAACAATGCCCCATGAATTAATACTTTTGTTTGAAGATGTCAAAGATGCGTGGAAAGCATTTGATGAAATTGTTGACCCCTCTGTTCCTAGAATTGCTTTGTGTGATACCATGTTCGATGAAAGAACTGAAGTTTGGATGGCTGCCGATACATTAGGTAAAAAGCTCTACGGTATACGTATAGACACTCCAAGATCCAGAAAAGGAGATATAAGGCAGCTTTTAAGTGAGATACGTTGGATTCTTAACATGAAAGGGTTGCATAATACTAAGATCGTGTTAAGTAGTGGTATTGATGAATATCAAATCCAAGCTACGAAAGATCTTGTTGACATTTATGGAATTGGCACTTCTATAGCATTTCCTCCCTCAATCGATTTCGCTTTTGACATTGTAGAAATCAATGGAAAACCATTCTCTAAAAGAGGTAAATTCCCAGGAAGAAAACAAGTTTATCGTTGCCAAGACTGCATGTATGATGAAATACGTCTAGAGTCAGATCAACCACCTGAAAAATGTCCCAGATGCGGTGGAAAAATGGAACCATTATTAAAACCAGTAATAAAGAACGGTAAGCTTGTTAAAGAATTACCATCTGCACGAGATATTAGAAGTTATGTTATTAGACAGTTAGAGAAAATTGAAGGATTTTAA
- a CDS encoding MarC family protein → MSIIENVLLITAMTVQIYSVLNPISVVPFYITVTSSMDPNERKSLTKRSFVIVLGLLALFSLAGGPFFMILNISISGLKFGGGIILMILAIDTLGGFSRTKSMSEEDVAVVPLATPLLVGPGTITTLLILSSLHPIYLVFLSAIIAGLLSYVTLNVSHVLVKILRKSGTVALARLMSIILAAFAADMIHSALVDWNIAK, encoded by the coding sequence ATGTCGATTATAGAAAATGTACTATTGATTACAGCCATGACTGTTCAAATATATTCGGTTTTGAATCCAATAAGCGTAGTACCGTTTTATATAACTGTTACATCCAGTATGGATCCAAATGAGAGAAAATCTCTAACCAAAAGAAGTTTTGTCATAGTTTTAGGTTTGTTGGCGTTGTTTTCATTAGCTGGTGGTCCATTTTTTATGATATTAAACATTAGTATTTCGGGTTTGAAATTTGGGGGCGGTATAATACTTATGATACTAGCGATAGATACTTTAGGGGGTTTTTCAAGGACAAAATCTATGTCTGAGGAAGATGTTGCAGTAGTACCGTTGGCTACACCGTTGTTGGTTGGTCCAGGCACTATTACAACGCTCTTGATATTGAGTTCTCTTCATCCAATATATCTAGTATTTTTATCAGCAATCATAGCTGGTTTGTTATCTTATGTAACACTTAACGTATCGCACGTCCTAGTTAAAATATTAAGGAAGAGCGGGACTGTGGCGTTAGCTCGTCTAATGTCTATCATACTTGCTGCGTTCGCAGCTGATATGATACATTCTGCATTGGTGGATTGGAATATCGCAAAATAA
- the gcvH gene encoding glycine cleavage system protein GcvH — protein MTQNIETPENYRYSKTHEWVKIEKDIATIGITFYAQKKLRDIIYVELPEKGKTIKSGETIGTIESVKATEEIYTPISGTIIDINTELTTSPELINKDPYGKGWIAKIKISDPNETLKLMTANEYKSYITSIK, from the coding sequence ATGACACAAAATATAGAAACTCCTGAAAATTACAGATATTCAAAAACTCATGAATGGGTCAAGATCGAGAAAGACATAGCAACCATCGGAATAACATTCTATGCCCAAAAGAAATTAAGAGATATAATCTACGTAGAATTACCAGAAAAAGGGAAAACAATAAAATCAGGTGAAACAATAGGAACAATAGAATCCGTAAAAGCGACCGAAGAGATTTACACACCTATTTCAGGAACAATAATCGACATAAACACAGAACTAACAACATCACCAGAACTAATTAATAAAGATCCTTATGGAAAAGGATGGATAGCAAAAATCAAAATATCAGACCCAAACGAAACATTAAAACTTATGACAGCAAACGAATATAAATCATACATCACATCCATAAAGTAA
- a CDS encoding ATP-NAD kinase family protein, which yields MKVGFVVNPIAGLGGPLAFKGTTMEVAKRALSMGIRPWAPLRARRFLEHLKYKVHRDIMFITCGSDMGENELKGVGFSYDVVYNPQEPSTRYDTINGVRAFDAFGVDVIVFVGGDGTAKDVYEAVDTRAIVIGVPAGVKMFSGVFAISPEGAANILADYINGLGNVEMGEVLDIDEGKYRGGELKISLIGYMRTVRSYLIQGSKVPTYQDEYEEQVSIAKWFSENIDENAFYIMGPGSTTKVIADHLGLPKTLLGVDVYHGRRIVMLDADAEFLRIFIRKNLGSRIFIVVSPTGSQGFIFGRGNVQIPSDVIKAVGKENIIIVATKSKILRTKMFYIDTGDVGVDLYLSGYMRVISGYNEETVIKVRNGYKYE from the coding sequence ATGAAGGTTGGGTTTGTTGTTAATCCTATTGCTGGTTTGGGTGGACCGCTAGCTTTTAAGGGTACTACTATGGAGGTTGCTAAAAGAGCGCTTTCAATGGGTATAAGACCGTGGGCTCCTTTGAGGGCTAGAAGGTTTTTGGAGCACTTGAAGTATAAGGTTCATCGTGATATAATGTTCATTACGTGTGGTTCTGATATGGGTGAGAATGAACTTAAAGGTGTTGGTTTTTCTTATGATGTTGTATATAATCCTCAAGAACCGTCCACCCGTTATGATACTATTAATGGTGTAAGAGCATTTGATGCTTTTGGCGTTGATGTGATAGTTTTTGTTGGTGGTGATGGCACGGCTAAGGATGTGTATGAGGCTGTTGATACTCGTGCTATAGTGATTGGTGTTCCGGCTGGTGTTAAGATGTTTAGTGGCGTTTTTGCAATTAGTCCTGAGGGGGCTGCGAATATTCTCGCTGATTATATTAATGGTTTAGGTAATGTAGAGATGGGGGAGGTCTTAGATATAGATGAGGGAAAGTATAGGGGTGGTGAATTAAAGATTTCATTGATTGGGTATATGCGTACGGTCCGTTCTTATCTTATTCAGGGGTCAAAAGTTCCTACTTATCAGGATGAGTACGAGGAGCAGGTTTCTATTGCTAAGTGGTTTAGTGAGAATATTGATGAGAATGCTTTTTACATTATGGGTCCTGGTTCTACTACCAAAGTTATTGCAGATCATTTAGGTCTTCCTAAAACTTTGCTCGGTGTTGATGTTTATCATGGTAGGAGGATTGTTATGCTTGATGCTGATGCTGAGTTTCTTAGAATTTTTATTAGAAAGAATTTGGGTTCTAGAATTTTTATTGTCGTTTCACCAACAGGTTCACAGGGATTTATTTTTGGGAGGGGTAATGTTCAGATTCCTTCTGATGTGATAAAGGCTGTTGGTAAGGAAAATATAATTATTGTGGCTACTAAGAGTAAGATTTTGAGAACGAAGATGTTTTATATTGATACTGGAGATGTTGGTGTTGATCTGTATCTCAGTGGATACATGAGAGTAATTTCAGGATATAATGAGGAAACTGTTATTAAGGTGAGAAATGGTTATAAGTATGAGTAA
- a CDS encoding STT3 domain-containing protein gives MSIRRIREKFRGLFSTVSKRLGSVPRPSGHAVLIFVILTLLYIVAFMLRVTPAQYGVYLNEYDPYIHYYQAQWIYERGLKGFYDWFTWSNDTLFWYPAGRSFGSTAQPGVPFTGAFIYMVITSLGFHPSMLSVVTLIPVVFSSFTVVALYLLGREVHSDGAGIVAGLVYAVAPSVIQRSTYGFFDNDPIASPFIILSFYFFIRAYKRGSLVNAIVAGILIGYVTFIWGAYIYVVNLPGLFVIVAMILGKYTRKLGYSYLVTMGLGLLAVEQIPRTSIFLKSGVSVITWVAIAMVIIYELVYRTEIMTRRTILKITTVGVIVFGITLALQSFGVIGPIAGKLMVALNPFYREAATPLTAWFESVGEHVTATWYTFFLDLNVLVFFVPLGFYIMLRRGSLDDIFMFVFGISAMHVASSMVRLTMFSVPAMAVVGGVGFSATVSSYFNMMSKPVIRKRSKLPEFDRSIIGIIIISLMVILILSTAVTPYTFASSNQPQAIVAAEGGSFDTDWLAALAWMKANLPRNSVIASWWDYGYWITVNTGFSTLADNANMNFTQVQQIAIAYMSNETVALRIFKRYHVNYVVVFERFFDLGNINPQYRGIFIPLSGDFEKSYWMARIAGYNDTEINQYFINYVPLGGGRSIPLPTGSKADNVTLYRLLFNRIPGVREMYYNVNIPQPTNFKLVYASSPNGYVLVYKVIYSNNN, from the coding sequence ATGTCTATCAGAAGGATCAGGGAGAAATTTAGAGGTTTATTTTCGACTGTCTCTAAGAGATTAGGGAGTGTTCCTCGACCCAGTGGTCATGCAGTGCTTATATTTGTAATTCTAACGTTACTGTATATCGTAGCGTTTATGTTAAGAGTCACTCCAGCTCAGTATGGTGTTTACCTGAATGAGTATGATCCTTATATACATTATTATCAAGCGCAATGGATTTATGAGAGGGGGTTGAAAGGATTTTATGATTGGTTTACCTGGAGTAATGATACACTATTTTGGTATCCTGCTGGTAGGAGTTTTGGTAGCACTGCTCAACCAGGAGTGCCTTTTACTGGTGCATTTATTTATATGGTAATAACTAGTCTCGGTTTTCATCCTAGTATGTTATCTGTTGTCACGTTAATTCCTGTGGTCTTTAGCTCTTTTACTGTAGTTGCATTGTATCTTTTAGGTCGAGAGGTTCATAGTGATGGTGCAGGTATTGTTGCAGGCCTTGTTTATGCTGTTGCTCCGTCAGTAATACAGAGAAGCACTTATGGATTTTTTGACAATGATCCTATTGCTTCACCGTTCATAATATTATCATTTTACTTCTTTATAAGAGCATACAAGAGAGGTTCGTTAGTGAATGCTATTGTAGCTGGTATTTTAATTGGGTATGTAACATTTATATGGGGAGCTTATATATATGTTGTTAATCTTCCAGGACTTTTCGTTATCGTAGCAATGATATTGGGCAAGTATACCAGAAAGCTTGGATATTCATACTTGGTTACAATGGGTCTTGGGTTATTGGCAGTAGAACAGATTCCTAGGACTAGTATTTTCCTTAAGTCTGGCGTTTCTGTGATCACGTGGGTTGCTATAGCAATGGTTATTATTTATGAACTAGTCTACAGAACTGAAATTATGACACGAAGGACAATACTGAAAATAACCACTGTAGGCGTTATTGTGTTTGGCATAACACTTGCATTACAAAGTTTTGGTGTAATAGGTCCTATAGCAGGTAAACTTATGGTTGCACTGAACCCATTTTATCGTGAGGCCGCAACACCGCTTACAGCATGGTTTGAATCGGTAGGTGAGCACGTCACTGCAACTTGGTACACATTTTTCCTGGATCTTAACGTATTAGTGTTCTTTGTACCTCTTGGTTTTTATATAATGTTACGACGTGGTTCTTTGGATGACATTTTCATGTTTGTTTTTGGGATAAGCGCAATGCATGTTGCGAGCTCCATGGTGCGTCTCACGATGTTCAGTGTGCCTGCGATGGCTGTTGTAGGTGGTGTAGGATTTTCAGCTACCGTGTCGAGTTATTTCAATATGATGTCTAAACCAGTCATTAGGAAGAGGAGTAAGTTGCCTGAGTTTGATAGATCGATAATAGGTATTATAATAATTTCTCTGATGGTTATACTTATCTTATCTACTGCGGTTACACCATATACGTTTGCGTCTTCTAATCAACCTCAAGCGATAGTTGCTGCTGAAGGAGGAAGTTTTGATACTGATTGGCTTGCTGCATTAGCATGGATGAAAGCTAACTTACCTAGAAATTCTGTGATAGCTTCATGGTGGGACTATGGTTATTGGATTACAGTGAATACTGGTTTTTCAACGTTAGCGGATAACGCTAACATGAACTTTACTCAAGTGCAGCAAATTGCTATAGCATATATGAGTAATGAAACTGTTGCGCTTCGAATATTTAAACGTTATCATGTTAATTATGTTGTGGTGTTTGAGCGTTTCTTTGATTTAGGTAATATTAACCCGCAGTACCGAGGTATTTTCATACCATTATCTGGCGATTTCGAAAAGAGTTATTGGATGGCTCGCATTGCAGGATATAATGATACCGAAATTAATCAGTACTTCATTAATTATGTTCCGCTTGGGGGTGGAAGATCAATACCTCTACCCACCGGTTCAAAAGCAGATAATGTCACGTTATATAGGTTATTATTTAATAGAATACCTGGTGTTAGAGAGATGTATTATAACGTAAATATTCCACAGCCAACTAATTTTAAGTTGGTTTATGCATCATCACCGAACGGATATGTGCTTGTGTACAAAGTTATATACAGTAATAATAATTAA
- a CDS encoding nucleolar RNA-binding Nop10p family protein, with the protein MKNKILKCMKCGQYTISNKCPNCNSVELKTPHPLKFSPNDKYNIIKYYSIIQRKGIEIKINQKI; encoded by the coding sequence ATGAAGAACAAAATACTCAAATGCATGAAGTGCGGACAATACACAATATCGAACAAATGCCCCAACTGCAACTCAGTAGAATTAAAAACACCACACCCATTAAAATTTTCACCAAACGATAAATATAACATAATTAAATACTATTCAATAATACAACGAAAAGGAATAGAAATCAAAATAAATCAAAAAATTTAA
- a CDS encoding translation initiation factor IF-2 subunit alpha: MSAPHEKRLPNHDELVIATITRTLDKGAYAKLDEYGIEAFIPLTEIASVRIDNITDFIKIGRKYVCKVIRTDPVKGHVDVSIKRVSNSERVSKMIEWKRKQKALKLLELALNDIPDSKKILSELIPKLEERFGDLYSVFEKSVSEGISVLKKAEIQDPIAERIYKIATERIKPKEINIIGEVMLMCFDPDGIEKIKKALLTAKITSEKAGVRITIASKGAPYYRVTFTAHDYKTTETAFQIFQNEICKIMKTLSASSICEFKRIESG; encoded by the coding sequence ATGAGTGCACCTCATGAAAAACGTCTTCCAAATCATGATGAACTAGTAATAGCAACAATAACTAGAACGTTAGATAAAGGTGCTTATGCAAAACTTGATGAATACGGGATAGAAGCTTTTATACCACTTACAGAAATAGCATCAGTAAGAATAGATAATATCACGGATTTTATAAAAATAGGACGCAAATATGTATGCAAAGTAATCAGGACAGATCCAGTAAAAGGTCACGTAGATGTTTCAATAAAAAGAGTATCCAACAGTGAACGTGTATCAAAAATGATAGAATGGAAACGTAAACAAAAAGCACTAAAACTATTAGAACTAGCCTTAAACGACATTCCAGATTCAAAGAAAATACTCAGTGAATTAATACCTAAACTAGAAGAAAGATTTGGGGATTTATACTCAGTTTTCGAAAAATCAGTATCAGAAGGAATCAGCGTATTAAAGAAAGCTGAAATACAAGATCCAATAGCAGAAAGAATATATAAAATCGCTACAGAGCGTATAAAACCAAAAGAAATCAACATAATAGGAGAGGTCATGCTAATGTGCTTTGATCCGGATGGGATAGAAAAAATCAAGAAAGCCTTACTTACAGCAAAAATCACCTCAGAAAAAGCAGGAGTAAGAATAACAATAGCAAGCAAAGGCGCACCATATTATCGTGTAACATTTACTGCACACGATTATAAAACCACAGAAACAGCATTCCAAATATTCCAAAACGAAATATGCAAAATAATGAAAACATTATCAGCATCCAGCATATGTGAGTTCAAAAGAATTGAGAGTGGTTAA
- a CDS encoding 30S ribosomal protein S27e, protein MKKTKILFPTPKSKFLKIKCPDCNNEQIIFSHPSTTVNCNVCGRVLAEPTGGKGKLYGTIISEY, encoded by the coding sequence ATGAAAAAAACTAAAATACTCTTCCCAACACCAAAATCTAAATTCCTAAAAATTAAATGCCCAGATTGCAACAACGAACAAATCATCTTCAGCCATCCATCAACAACAGTAAACTGCAACGTTTGTGGACGCGTTCTAGCAGAACCCACTGGAGGAAAAGGAAAACTTTACGGAACAATAATAAGCGAATATTGA
- a CDS encoding 50S ribosomal protein L44e, translating into MKIPDEITTFCPKCKAHTPHKVILYKAGKRRNLAQGQRRFLRKNEGYGSKRASEQKRFAKVTKKQVIKLVCKKCGYTLHKTGIRLKKLEIVQVKG; encoded by the coding sequence TTGAAAATACCGGATGAAATAACAACATTTTGTCCAAAATGTAAGGCCCACACCCCGCATAAAGTAATACTCTATAAAGCTGGAAAAAGACGCAACCTGGCGCAAGGACAAAGAAGATTCCTAAGAAAAAATGAAGGATATGGAAGCAAAAGAGCATCAGAACAAAAAAGATTCGCAAAAGTGACCAAAAAACAAGTTATAAAATTAGTATGTAAAAAATGCGGATACACCCTACATAAGACTGGAATAAGATTAAAGAAACTTGAAATAGTACAAGTAAAAGGGTGA
- a CDS encoding DNA primase small subunit domain-containing protein: MNQKEWNNFIKSLFMKYYKDNFSLNNIVIDRFEQREFGFRSFDNIMQRHFSFKTPDELRKFIIDLVPSDVYFSSAFYQKPDEKNMDLKNWLGAELSFDIDIDHVPTKCKNEHDWWQCKACQFTGKGTIPLKCPNCGSESIESWNWICDNCFNEAKEQTQLLIDEFLISDLGLSPSELIISFSGHRGYHVRVKNPEYEKLNVESRGMIVEHISLPTTEKIVKQIINELSNRNKSLRFSFYTLNSEGWRGRIMRGLYEIISGYTKEMLNELGIDNEDIDYIIKSRDRILDLLTNENSQLRSRVLDRFKSTESLINEAIKRKKVWIDERVTKDVRRLLRLPESLHGSTGFKAKIVSYSELDKFNPLKDAIVFRGDEFKVIITDPRVHKITIDDYYFDGTIIEKNKPISLPLPTAIYLILNKYAKPIGWN; encoded by the coding sequence ATGAACCAAAAGGAGTGGAATAATTTTATTAAAAGCTTATTCATGAAGTATTACAAGGATAATTTCTCTTTAAACAACATAGTAATCGATAGATTCGAACAGCGAGAATTTGGATTTCGTAGCTTTGATAACATAATGCAACGGCACTTTTCATTTAAAACACCGGACGAACTCAGAAAATTTATCATTGATTTAGTGCCATCTGATGTATATTTTTCTAGCGCATTTTATCAAAAACCAGATGAAAAAAACATGGATCTGAAAAATTGGCTTGGAGCCGAGCTCTCATTTGATATTGATATAGACCATGTACCTACAAAATGCAAAAATGAACATGATTGGTGGCAATGCAAAGCATGTCAATTTACAGGAAAAGGCACTATACCCCTTAAATGTCCAAACTGTGGAAGTGAATCAATAGAAAGCTGGAACTGGATTTGCGACAATTGTTTCAATGAAGCAAAAGAACAAACACAACTTTTAATAGATGAATTCTTAATCTCAGACCTAGGATTATCACCAAGCGAATTAATCATCTCATTCTCAGGACACAGGGGCTACCATGTCAGAGTAAAAAATCCTGAATATGAAAAATTAAACGTAGAAAGCAGGGGAATGATCGTAGAACACATCTCATTACCTACCACTGAAAAAATAGTCAAACAAATTATAAATGAACTATCCAACAGAAACAAAAGCCTTAGGTTCTCTTTTTATACACTAAACTCTGAAGGTTGGAGAGGACGAATAATGAGAGGATTATACGAAATAATCTCAGGATACACTAAAGAAATGTTAAATGAACTGGGCATCGACAATGAAGATATTGATTACATAATAAAGTCAAGGGATCGCATACTTGATCTACTTACCAACGAAAACTCACAACTTAGATCACGCGTCCTTGACCGTTTTAAATCAACTGAATCATTAATCAACGAAGCAATAAAAAGAAAAAAAGTATGGATTGATGAAAGAGTAACTAAAGATGTAAGACGATTACTCAGATTACCAGAAAGCTTACACGGATCTACAGGATTCAAAGCAAAAATAGTAAGCTATTCGGAACTAGATAAATTTAACCCATTAAAAGATGCAATAGTTTTCAGAGGTGATGAATTTAAAGTAATTATAACTGATCCACGAGTACATAAAATAACAATAGATGATTATTACTTTGACGGAACAATCATTGAAAAAAATAAACCAATATCACTACCACTACCAACAGCAATATATTTAATATTAAACAAATACGCTAAACCAATAGGGTGGAACTAA
- a CDS encoding DNA primase large subunit PriL, with protein sequence MYNIFETEDLIKYPFIEEAREYVKNKGLSIEDVFSTSELKPILKRAYERIIDAINKGIVPYKKIDPSLMDEEILSFPTAILIISIVGNDQLAYKYAVAESKKAEKLFKKETPEKLIYIGRSLNWDTDIEEINGTKYLLINVITYISLASSLSGENWSLSMQTLSKGYVKLLPRDYARLLSEGVKQHILNLFNPIVNVNYSGATEYIEELIRISGEKFKQSYSTTELKNVKETFYPPCIRVMLGELMAGKNPPHLARFSIVTFLRSVGWNSEDVIKLFTRVADFNERITRYQVEHIYGLRGSKTVYNMPSCSTLKAANICYAGDDPICAKIRHPLQYVRISYKKGEEHEPKGVE encoded by the coding sequence ATGTACAATATTTTTGAAACAGAAGATTTAATAAAATACCCTTTTATTGAGGAAGCTCGCGAATATGTAAAAAATAAAGGCTTAAGCATAGAAGATGTTTTCTCTACATCAGAGCTCAAGCCAATATTAAAACGTGCATATGAACGCATAATTGACGCTATCAATAAAGGTATCGTACCTTATAAAAAAATAGATCCCTCACTAATGGATGAAGAAATACTTTCATTCCCAACAGCAATACTTATAATATCAATAGTTGGAAACGATCAATTGGCATACAAATATGCAGTTGCGGAATCAAAAAAAGCTGAAAAGTTATTTAAAAAAGAAACACCAGAGAAGCTCATTTACATAGGAAGATCATTAAACTGGGATACTGACATAGAGGAAATAAATGGTACAAAATACCTACTAATAAACGTTATCACTTACATCTCATTAGCTTCATCATTAAGCGGCGAAAACTGGTCGTTATCTATGCAAACATTATCTAAGGGTTATGTTAAATTATTACCACGTGATTATGCTCGACTTCTCAGCGAAGGGGTAAAACAACACATATTAAATTTATTTAACCCAATAGTTAATGTTAATTATTCTGGAGCTACAGAATACATCGAAGAGCTAATAAGAATATCTGGGGAAAAATTCAAACAAAGTTATTCAACCACTGAATTAAAAAACGTAAAAGAAACATTTTATCCACCATGCATTAGAGTAATGCTAGGAGAATTAATGGCCGGGAAAAATCCCCCTCACTTAGCCAGGTTCTCTATAGTTACGTTTCTCAGAAGCGTTGGCTGGAATTCAGAGGACGTAATAAAACTCTTTACAAGAGTAGCTGATTTCAACGAAAGAATAACTAGGTATCAAGTTGAACACATATATGGATTACGAGGTTCAAAAACAGTATATAATATGCCAAGTTGTAGCACACTTAAAGCTGCAAACATATGTTATGCAGGTGATGATCCAATATGTGCTAAAATTAGACATCCATTACAATATGTTAGAATATCATATAAAAAAGGCGAAGAGCATGAACCAAAAGGAGTGGAATAA
- the pcn gene encoding proliferating cell nuclear antigen (pcna) — protein MLKLSLEDPKTFVAILDAISTIIDEAVFIANEEALALRSLDSARSAMVDVRLPKQFFTEYEVSGQVNIGVRVKDLIKILKLGKRGTTNFGLEVPEGSNIIKLKFITKSSVRTFELPLLDLALEQIPVPKVKYEATLKIVTDEFYDAVKASSAFSDSIEFKATKDKFIISSGSEKGRGATEYSRDQLIDLNVEAEEVVSAYSSNYLLDMVTYSELSEVLEVSFASRKPAKFYYSLINGGELTFYVAPRTEV, from the coding sequence TTGTTAAAATTGTCGCTCGAGGATCCTAAAACATTTGTAGCTATTCTAGATGCGATCTCAACAATAATAGATGAGGCTGTATTTATTGCAAACGAAGAAGCACTAGCATTACGAAGTCTAGATAGTGCACGTAGTGCAATGGTTGATGTAAGGCTACCAAAACAATTTTTCACAGAGTATGAAGTCTCAGGTCAAGTAAATATAGGAGTGAGAGTGAAAGACTTAATAAAGATTTTAAAGTTAGGAAAAAGAGGAACCACAAACTTTGGACTCGAAGTCCCAGAAGGATCCAACATCATAAAATTAAAGTTCATTACTAAATCATCAGTCAGAACATTCGAACTTCCATTATTAGACCTTGCACTCGAACAAATACCTGTACCAAAAGTGAAATATGAGGCCACTCTAAAAATTGTTACTGATGAATTTTACGATGCCGTAAAGGCATCATCAGCTTTCAGTGATAGTATCGAGTTTAAGGCTACAAAAGATAAATTCATAATTTCATCGGGCAGTGAAAAAGGTCGTGGAGCCACAGAATATTCACGAGACCAGTTAATTGATTTAAATGTGGAAGCTGAAGAAGTTGTCTCAGCATACTCATCAAACTATCTGCTTGACATGGTTACTTATTCAGAATTATCAGAAGTACTAGAAGTAAGCTTCGCGTCTCGCAAACCTGCAAAATTCTACTATAGCCTGATAAATGGTGGAGAACTAACATTCTATGTAGCACCAAGGACAGAAGTTTAA
- a CDS encoding transcription factor S: MKFCPKCGSIMKPERKSGKVRFMCPNCGYVEESERQIIISSVLSKTQKDILISNDNTDSSTLPKTRVECPKCGNNEAYWWMIQTRSADEPPTTFYKCTKCGHTWRDYK; the protein is encoded by the coding sequence ATGAAGTTCTGTCCAAAATGTGGTAGCATAATGAAGCCCGAACGTAAGAGTGGGAAAGTGAGATTTATGTGTCCTAATTGCGGATATGTGGAAGAATCAGAAAGACAAATCATAATATCATCTGTATTATCAAAAACCCAAAAGGATATACTAATAAGTAATGATAACACAGATAGTTCCACATTACCAAAAACTAGAGTAGAGTGCCCTAAATGCGGTAATAATGAAGCTTACTGGTGGATGATACAAACACGTTCAGCTGATGAGCCACCGACTACGTTTTATAAATGCACAAAATGTGGGCACACATGGAGAGATTACAAATAG